The following proteins are co-located in the Enoplosus armatus isolate fEnoArm2 chromosome 8, fEnoArm2.hap1, whole genome shotgun sequence genome:
- the wnt5a gene encoding protein Wnt-5a — MNLGLGCVCRPVCWPFGSVLDSRNCVFALTLLTLLMQVVVEANSWWSLAMNPLLIPEAYIIGAQPLCSQLVGLSQGQKKLCQLYQDHMQYIGEGAKTGIRECQYQFRHRRWNCSTVDNSSVFGRVMQIGSRETAFTYAISAAGVVNAVSRACREGELSSCGCSRAARPKDLPRDWLWGGCGDNLNYGYRFSKEFVDAREREKSYPKGSYESARLLMNLHNNEAGRRTVSDLAHVSCKCHGVSGSCSLKTCWLQLADFRKVGDALKEKYDSAAAMKLNTRGKMVQMHSKFNAPTSHDLVYIESSPDYCLKNQSTGSLGTVGRLCNKTSEGMDGCELMCCGRGYDQYKAQIVERCHCKFHWCCYVKCKRCTKIVDQFVCK, encoded by the exons ATGAACCTGGGGCTGGGCTGTGTGTGTCGGCCGGTCTGCTGGCCCTTTGGCAGCGTGCTGGACTCCAGAAACTGCGTCTTTGCCCTCACACTCCTCACACTCCTCAtgcaggtggtggtggaggccaACTCTTGGTG GTCTCTGGCCATGAACCCTTTACTGATCCCGGAGGCCTACATCATCGGTGCCCAGCCTCTATGCAGCCAGCTGGTGGGCCTGTCGCAGGGCCAGAAGAAGCTGTGCCAGCTCTACCAGGACCACATGCAGTACATTGGTGAAGGTGCCAAGACAGGCATCAGAGAGTGCCAGTACCAGTTCAGACATCGGCGCTGGAACTGCAGCACGGTGGACAACTCCTCTGTTTTCGGACGGGTCATGCAGATAG gcaGTCGAGAAACGGCGTTCACTTATGCCATCAGCGCAGCAGGGGTGGTGAACGCGGTGAGCCGCGCCTGCAGAGAGGGGGAGCTCTCCAGCTGTGGGTGCAGCCGTGCGGCTCGCCCCAAAGACCTGCCGCGAGACTGGCTGTGGGGCGGCTGCGGAGACAACCTCAACTACGGCTACAGGTTCTCCAAGGAGTTTGTGGACGCACGCGAGCGGGAGAAGAGCTACCCCAAAGGCTCATATGAGAGCGCCCGGCTGTTGATGAATCTTCACAATAACGAGGCTGGAAGGAGG ACGGTGTCGGACCTTGCCCATGTGTCCTGCAAGTGCCACGGGGTATCGGGCTCCTGCAGCCTGAAGACTTGCTGGCTGCAGCTGGCCGACTTCCGCAAAGTGGGCGACGCACTGAAGGAAAAGTACGACAGTGCTGCTGCCATGAAGCTCAACACGCGTGGGAAGATGGTGCAAATGCACAGCAAGTTTAACGCTCCCACGAGCCACGACCTGGTGTACATCGAGTCCAGTCCAGACTACTGCCTGAAGAACCAAAGCACGGGCTCCCTGGGCACAGTGGGGCGCCTTTGCAACAAGACCTCGGAGGGCATGGATGGGTGCGAGCTGATGTGCTGCGGCCGCGGCTACGACCAGTACAAGGCCCAGATAGTGGAGCGCTGCCACTGCAAGTTCCACTGGTGCTGCTACGTCAAGTGCAAGCGCTGCACCAAAATCGTAGACCAATTCGTCTGCAAGTGA